The Sphaeramia orbicularis chromosome 16, fSphaOr1.1, whole genome shotgun sequence genome window below encodes:
- the gon4lb gene encoding GON-4-like protein isoform X1: protein MRRAEKRHPAEQEVFPVRSKFVRTDGQTTGFRQEECPPSPASPPTGGEQVVSMETSDSSDNELGRLDIDLDWKSRRHNLTSRNVRAILHEVITHEHVVAMMKAAIRDTQDLPMFEPKMTRSRLKQAVEQGQPVTWSLSAMNNTIKSAQFVDIDLSDDEDSSDEEYCPDEEDEDDTAEEIFLSDADSLASPPRMHLDCHRGAPVDRLKEKVQGSTDNLVGQAVDSSSCTNKIPLCGPPETSFMERLKAVEEELDCSPAYIYQSLDRKQGGGGDEGSGCLAFRTRSKRPLVNVPLDQLEAELLPPDITADMYDQNSAHQEEDRHWTRWLQGLMAPDYGDEADDDDDPEYNFLEDLDEPDLEDYRTDRAVQITKKEVNELLEELFETLREEQVSVREKEEEEEEEEEEEQGEAVLAQAGPQFNIPQALRFEAPLADMITERRMTVRKQYEAQQQRRALQDTTNYNLDHIHLKDAPSTQTDSDTPVLVLPGQVYPTLHLNHNQKQQLQQQIQQHIQLLTQVHLLSRNISALDHEAIISRRYLEELHQFACRQEEVVLVSSFRGSNLQGSLELLQEVEQRERPPGPGPAPASRRLLPRMTPTTNSCAFPLLPSDTAWLFATRPVFLYPELLPVCSLDPALHMRHNRSMFTKGEDGLIVLGMKHFEGAVQPNQLISTYLLCKKHWNLMKRVKELNGSRAPANNVVKYFLTHGVVPSLPLACSRVLAGDQRPPVDKDSSSMPNWLKNSQEIIQKTRLVSTCPPRYPASRPPGCILRLHPYWIPKSRPPPQRRLFTLAHNASLLPLAKAPEDKQEDRSFVPPLKCESVQSVAVKPGPTHPVSADIKELCPPIGQIAQQSNTDTLPLLLPISSLSSPSTTAAAIPSSSTSMEPGFVLLQMLWTPTAPPSGTFQKPLGPVREEVHPMSICPRVKEEQKNDKDKEQWMIEDIIMNKGENTANEEEVEEQGGDTGGGGSEEDPGGGEGEEENQREDGEEGGDRDKDEGGDQEENGGENGGGDRDEDGGGDRDEDGGGDQDDQEEDGEKDKDEDQERQGEEEEEEDFDDLTQDEDEEEVMSSASEESVLSVPELQETMKQLTWLAAERRLCADGDSEEDHSPTSAGSQEEEEEEEEEGPTKGEESREGRGNKVGGDEETPSGEGTPRGGGRGPGRGRGRSRPPRGLRRSRQERHSKDTSKLLLLYDENILDNDPHRESKDVAFAQSYLNRVREALQDAPVKVEEFVSLLSEFEQVGEGQEVVLLFRRLRSILGERTDLLRDFAAFLRPDQALECGLFEEQQAFDRSRRFLRQLEISFGDNPSHYQKIIKALQTGPDLSPTSIHELKAQMAALLKGHTHLQAEFWVFFDELRPPPARPGQFEEAHWPEDAGGGSDGGEGIGLGLGGGASSGFEEVTLPELEEEEEGHKIRPMVVRRQRRKIETHRNYKECDWPDKAWPCLCHQVKIRRHRKKECSRCHGNKSSGGVSRAMKSLDPLYAQMGSAHDEPVDKDRDLVQKEDDDSPLPDCRAASWEGSFPLNDEKEEEEDELEDEEDEEDEEETKSSEKEQSPALNKTRRDEALQPSSPPAASSTSSPAGPPPWPSPPRPSPPPDLPVCAKNISLTASGEKVILWTREADRVILTTCQQEGANQNTFQEISSLLGNKTPSEVSQRFRDLMRLFRTAARQTSSEDEAPPTEAAVANEDED, encoded by the exons CGGGCAGAGAAACGCCATCCTGCTGAACAGGAAGTGTTTCCTGTGAGGTCCAAGTTTGTGAGAACAGATGGCCAAACCACTGGGTTTAGACAGGAAGAGTGTCCACCCTCACCAGCATCACCTCCCACAG GTGGTGAACAAGTTGTCTCCATGGAAACCAGTGACTCCAGTGACAATGAACTTGGACGATTGGACATCGACTTGGATTGGAAGTCAAGACGACACAATCTGACATCCAGGAATGTACGGGCCATCCTCCAT GAGGTCATTACCCATGAGCATGTGGTGGCCATGATGAAAGCTGCCATCAGAGACACACAGGACTTGCCCATGTTT GAGCCCAAAATGACTCGATCCAGACTgaaacaggctgttgaacagggACAG CCTGTGACCTGGAGTCTGTCTGCAATGAACAACACAATAAAG TCGGCTCAGTTCGTGGACATCGATCTGTCGGACGATGAGGACTCATCAGATGAAGAGTACTGTCCTGATGAGGAAGATGAGGATGACACAGCTGAGGAG ATCTTCCTCAGCGATGCAGACAGCCTGGCTTCACCTCCCAGAATGCATCTGGACTGTCACCGTGGAGCGCCTGTAGACCGGCTCAAAGAAAAGGTACAG GGATCTACAGACAACCTGGTTGGACAGGCGGTAGATTCTTCTTCCTGCACAAATAAGATCCCTCTCTGTGGTCCACCTGAAACATCCTTCATGGAGAGACTGAAGGCAGTGGAGGAGGAACTGGACTGTAGCCCCGCCTACATCTACCAG TCTCTAGACAGAAAACAAGGAGGTGGTGGCGATGAAGGCTCTGGCTGTTTGGCGTTCCGCACACGCTCCAAACGTCCTCTAGTGAACGTCCCCCTGGATCAGCTAGAGGCGGAGCTTTTGCCTCCCGATATCACCGCTGACATGTATGACCAGAACTCCGCCCACCAAGAGGAGGATCGACACTGGACTCGGTGGCTGCAAGGGCTGATGGCCCCCGACTATGGAG ATGAGGCTGATGATGACGATGACCCGGAGTACAACTTCCTGGAGGATCTGGATGAACCAGACCTGGAGGACTACAGAACAGACCGGGCTGTGCAGATCACCA AGAAGGAGGTGAATGAGCTTCTGGAAGAGCTCTTTGAGACG cTTCGGGAGGAGCAGGTTTCAGTtagggagaaggaagaggaggaggaagaagaggaggaggaggaacagggggaagcaGTCCTGGCCCAGGCTGGACCTCAGTTCAACATCCCTCAGGCTCTCCG gTTTGAGGCACCATTAGCTGATATGATAACAGAGCGACGGATGACGGTCCGGAAGCAGTACGAGGCCCAGCAGCAGAGGAGGGCCCTGCAGGACACGACCAATTACAACTTGGACCACATACACCTGAAGGATGCGCCCAGCACACAGACAGACTCCGACACACCTGTATTAGTGCTGCCAGGACAGGTGTACCCCACCCTGCACTTGAACCACAACCAGAAACAACAGCTTCAGCAGCAGATCCAGCAG CATATTCAGCTGCTCACACAAGTTCACCTCTTGAGCCGCAACATCAGTGCCCTGGACCATGAAGCCATCATCAGTAGGAGATACCTG GAGGAGCTGCATCAATTTGCATGTCGTCAGGAGGAGGTTGTCCTTGTCAGTAGTTTCAGAGGGTCTAACCTTCAGGGGTCTCTGGAGCTGCTACAAGAGGTGGAGCAAAGAGAAAGaccacctggtcctggtccagccCCTGCTTCCAGACGCTTGTTGCCTAGGATGACACCAACCACCAACA GCTGTGCCTTCCCTCTGTTGCCCTCCGACACCGCCTGGTTGTTTGCCACTCGGCCTGTCTTTCTCTACCCTGAACTACTTCCTGTCTGCAGCCTTGACCCCGCTCTCCACATGCGACACAACCGAAGCATGTTCACCAAAGGAGAGGATGG GTTGATTGTTCTGGGAATGAAGCACTTTGAGGGAGCGGTTCAGCCCAATCAGCTAATCAGCACCTACCTGCTGTGTAAGAAACACTGGAACTTGATGAAACGCGTGAAAGAATTGAATGGTTCCAGAGCGCCGGCCAACAACGTCGTGAAG TACTTTTTGACACATGGAGTCGTCCCTTCACTGCCGTTGGCCTGCAGCAGAGTCCTGGCAGGAGACCAGCGCCCCCCAGTGGACAAAGACAGCAGCTCCATGCCCAACTGGCTGAAG AACAGTCAGGAGATCATCCAGAAGACTCGTCTGGTCTCAACCTGTCCTCCTCGTTACCCTGCCTCCCGGCCGCCTGGCTGCATCCTCAGGCTCCACCCCTACTGGATCCCTAAGTCACGCCCACCCCCCCAAAGACGCCTTTTCACCCTGGCCCACAATGCCTCACTGCTGCCACTTGCCAAAGCTCCGGAAGACAAACAGGAGGACAGATCTTTTGTTCCACCTTTAAAATGTGAGTCTGTCCAATCAGTTGCAGTCAAACCTGGACCCACCCACCCTGTGAGTGCTGACATCAAAGAACTTTGCCCTCCCATTGGCCAGATAGCACAGCAAAGCAATACAGACACACTCCCTCTTCTTCTCCCCATCTCCTCACTGTCCAGTCCCAGCACCACAGCCGCTGCCATACCCTCCTCATCCACCAGCATGGAGCCAGGCTTCGTCCTCTTACAGATGTTGTGGACACCCACAGCTCCACCCTCGGGCACTTTCCAAAAACCCCTGGGACCAGTCAGAGAGGAAGTCCACCCGATGTCCATATGTCCAAGAGTGAAGGAGGAACAGAAAAATGATAAAGACAAGGAGCAGTGGATGATTGAAGACATCATCATGAACAAAGGAGAAAACACTGCAAACGAAGAAGAGGTGGAGGAGCAGGGAGGAGacactggaggaggaggaagtgaggAGGATCCaggtggaggagaaggagaggaggagaatcAGAGGGAGGATGGGGAAGAAGGAGGAGATCGGGACAAGGATGAGGGCGGAGATCAGGAAGAGAATGGGGGCGAGAATGGGGGTGGAGATCGAGATGAGGATGGGGGCGGAGATCGGGATGAGGACGGGGGTGGAGATCAGGACGACCAGGAGGAAGATGGGGAGAAAGATAAGGATGAAGATCAGGAACGTCaaggtgaagaagaggaggaggaagactttGACGATCTCAcacaggatgaagatgaagaggaagttaTGTCTTCAGCTTCAGAGGAGTCGGTCCTATCTGTTCCAGAGCTACAG GAGACGATGAAGCAGCTGACGTGGCTTGCAGCAGAGAGGAGACTCTGTGCAGATGGAGATTCGGAGGAAGATCATTCTCCAACATCAGCTGGTTctcaggaagaagaagaagaagaggaagaggaggggcctACTAAAGGGGAGGAGTCCAGAGAAGGGAGGGGCAACAAGGTGGGAGGGGACGAGGAGACACCGTCTGGAGAGGGGACACCCAGAGGAGGAGGGCGAGGACCAGGACGAGGGCGAG GTAGGAGTCGGCCTCCTCGTGGTCTGAGGAGGAGTCGTCAGGAGCGTCACAGTAAGGATACATCCAAACTGCTGTTGCTGTACGACGAAAACATACTGGACAACGATCCTCACAGAGAAAGCAAAGATGTGGCCTTTGCTCAGAGTTATCTTAACAGG GTACGTGAAGCACTGCAGGACGCACCTGTGAAGGTGGAGGAGTTCGTGTCTCTGCTGAGTGAGTTTGAACAGGTTGGAGAAGGACAGGAAGTGGTGCTACTGTTCAGAAGGCTGCGATCCATCCTGGGAGAACGGACAGACCTCCTTCGAGACTTTGCTGCCTTCCTACGTCCAGATCAGGCTCTGGAGTGTGGACTG TTTGAGGAGCAACAGGCTTTTGATCGCAGTCGTCGTTTCCTCAGACAGTTGGAGATTAGTTTTGGAGATAATCCGTCTCACTATCAGAAGATCATCAAGGCCCTACAGACTGGTCCAGACTTGAGTCCTACCAGTATCCACGAG CTAAAGGCACAGATGGCTGCCCTTCTGAAAGGCCACACGCATCTTCAGGCTGAATTCTGGGTATTTTTTGATGAGCTCCGCCCCCCTCCAGCTCGCCCGGGCCAGTTTGAGGAAGCTCATTGGCCAGAGGATGCAGGAGGTGGGTCAGACGGTGGAGAGGGCATTGGCTTAGGTTTAGGGGGTGGAGCAAGCAGTGGTTTTGAGGAGGTCACACTACCTGAGcttgaagaagaggaggaggggcatAAAATACGACCAATGGTGGTTCGGCGTCAGAGAAGGAAGATAGAGACTCACAGGAACTATAAG GAATGTGATTGGCCGGATAAAGCCTGGCCCTGCCTCTGCCATCAGGTGAAAATCCGCAGACACAGGAAGAAAGAATGttcccgttgccatggcaacaag AGCTCAGGGGGCGTGTCCAGAGCCATGAAAAGTCTGGACCCTCTGTACGCTCAGATGGGCTCAGCCCACGATGAACCAGTTGACAAAGACCGAGACCTGGTCCAGAAGGAAGACGACGACAGTCCACTACCAG ATTGCAGAGCAGCATCATGGGAGGGCTCGTTCCCTTTGAATgatgagaaggaggaagaggaggatgaattagaagatgaggaggatgaggaagatgaggaggagaccAAGAGCAGTGAGAAGGAGCAAAGTCCAGCTTTGAACAAGACTAGGAGAGATGAGGCGCTCCAACCCAGCTCACCTCCTGCTGCCTCCTCCACTTCTAGTCCTGCTGGTCCTCCTCCTTGGCCCAGTCCTCCTCGGCCTAGTCCTCCTCCTGACCTCCCCGTTTGTGCCAAGAACATTTCTCTGACGGCGAGTGGAGAGAAGGTCATCCTGTGGACCAG AGAAGCTGATCGAGTCATTTTGACCACCTGTCAGCAGGAAGGAGCCAATCAGAACACGTTCCAGGAGATCTCCAGTCTGCTTGGCAACAAGACTCCCTCTGAG GTCTCTCAGAGGTTTCGTGATTTGATGCGTCTCTTTCGGACAGCCGCTCGTCAGACCAGCTCAGAGGATGAAGCTCCACCCACTGAAGCAGCAGTGGCCAATGAAGATgaagactga
- the gon4lb gene encoding GON-4-like protein isoform X2 encodes MRRAEKRHPAEQEVFPVRSKFVRTDGQTTGFRQEECPPSPASPPTGGEQVVSMETSDSSDNELGRLDIDLDWKSRRHNLTSRNVRAILHEVITHEHVVAMMKAAIRDTQDLPMFEPKMTRSRLKQAVEQGQPVTWSLSAMNNTIKSAQFVDIDLSDDEDSSDEEYCPDEEDEDDTAEEIFLSDADSLASPPRMHLDCHRGAPVDRLKEKGSTDNLVGQAVDSSSCTNKIPLCGPPETSFMERLKAVEEELDCSPAYIYQSLDRKQGGGGDEGSGCLAFRTRSKRPLVNVPLDQLEAELLPPDITADMYDQNSAHQEEDRHWTRWLQGLMAPDYGDEADDDDDPEYNFLEDLDEPDLEDYRTDRAVQITKKEVNELLEELFETLREEQVSVREKEEEEEEEEEEEQGEAVLAQAGPQFNIPQALRFEAPLADMITERRMTVRKQYEAQQQRRALQDTTNYNLDHIHLKDAPSTQTDSDTPVLVLPGQVYPTLHLNHNQKQQLQQQIQQHIQLLTQVHLLSRNISALDHEAIISRRYLEELHQFACRQEEVVLVSSFRGSNLQGSLELLQEVEQRERPPGPGPAPASRRLLPRMTPTTNSCAFPLLPSDTAWLFATRPVFLYPELLPVCSLDPALHMRHNRSMFTKGEDGLIVLGMKHFEGAVQPNQLISTYLLCKKHWNLMKRVKELNGSRAPANNVVKYFLTHGVVPSLPLACSRVLAGDQRPPVDKDSSSMPNWLKNSQEIIQKTRLVSTCPPRYPASRPPGCILRLHPYWIPKSRPPPQRRLFTLAHNASLLPLAKAPEDKQEDRSFVPPLKCESVQSVAVKPGPTHPVSADIKELCPPIGQIAQQSNTDTLPLLLPISSLSSPSTTAAAIPSSSTSMEPGFVLLQMLWTPTAPPSGTFQKPLGPVREEVHPMSICPRVKEEQKNDKDKEQWMIEDIIMNKGENTANEEEVEEQGGDTGGGGSEEDPGGGEGEEENQREDGEEGGDRDKDEGGDQEENGGENGGGDRDEDGGGDRDEDGGGDQDDQEEDGEKDKDEDQERQGEEEEEEDFDDLTQDEDEEEVMSSASEESVLSVPELQETMKQLTWLAAERRLCADGDSEEDHSPTSAGSQEEEEEEEEEGPTKGEESREGRGNKVGGDEETPSGEGTPRGGGRGPGRGRGRSRPPRGLRRSRQERHSKDTSKLLLLYDENILDNDPHRESKDVAFAQSYLNRVREALQDAPVKVEEFVSLLSEFEQVGEGQEVVLLFRRLRSILGERTDLLRDFAAFLRPDQALECGLFEEQQAFDRSRRFLRQLEISFGDNPSHYQKIIKALQTGPDLSPTSIHELKAQMAALLKGHTHLQAEFWVFFDELRPPPARPGQFEEAHWPEDAGGGSDGGEGIGLGLGGGASSGFEEVTLPELEEEEEGHKIRPMVVRRQRRKIETHRNYKECDWPDKAWPCLCHQVKIRRHRKKECSRCHGNKSSGGVSRAMKSLDPLYAQMGSAHDEPVDKDRDLVQKEDDDSPLPDCRAASWEGSFPLNDEKEEEEDELEDEEDEEDEEETKSSEKEQSPALNKTRRDEALQPSSPPAASSTSSPAGPPPWPSPPRPSPPPDLPVCAKNISLTASGEKVILWTREADRVILTTCQQEGANQNTFQEISSLLGNKTPSEVSQRFRDLMRLFRTAARQTSSEDEAPPTEAAVANEDED; translated from the exons CGGGCAGAGAAACGCCATCCTGCTGAACAGGAAGTGTTTCCTGTGAGGTCCAAGTTTGTGAGAACAGATGGCCAAACCACTGGGTTTAGACAGGAAGAGTGTCCACCCTCACCAGCATCACCTCCCACAG GTGGTGAACAAGTTGTCTCCATGGAAACCAGTGACTCCAGTGACAATGAACTTGGACGATTGGACATCGACTTGGATTGGAAGTCAAGACGACACAATCTGACATCCAGGAATGTACGGGCCATCCTCCAT GAGGTCATTACCCATGAGCATGTGGTGGCCATGATGAAAGCTGCCATCAGAGACACACAGGACTTGCCCATGTTT GAGCCCAAAATGACTCGATCCAGACTgaaacaggctgttgaacagggACAG CCTGTGACCTGGAGTCTGTCTGCAATGAACAACACAATAAAG TCGGCTCAGTTCGTGGACATCGATCTGTCGGACGATGAGGACTCATCAGATGAAGAGTACTGTCCTGATGAGGAAGATGAGGATGACACAGCTGAGGAG ATCTTCCTCAGCGATGCAGACAGCCTGGCTTCACCTCCCAGAATGCATCTGGACTGTCACCGTGGAGCGCCTGTAGACCGGCTCAAAGAAAAG GGATCTACAGACAACCTGGTTGGACAGGCGGTAGATTCTTCTTCCTGCACAAATAAGATCCCTCTCTGTGGTCCACCTGAAACATCCTTCATGGAGAGACTGAAGGCAGTGGAGGAGGAACTGGACTGTAGCCCCGCCTACATCTACCAG TCTCTAGACAGAAAACAAGGAGGTGGTGGCGATGAAGGCTCTGGCTGTTTGGCGTTCCGCACACGCTCCAAACGTCCTCTAGTGAACGTCCCCCTGGATCAGCTAGAGGCGGAGCTTTTGCCTCCCGATATCACCGCTGACATGTATGACCAGAACTCCGCCCACCAAGAGGAGGATCGACACTGGACTCGGTGGCTGCAAGGGCTGATGGCCCCCGACTATGGAG ATGAGGCTGATGATGACGATGACCCGGAGTACAACTTCCTGGAGGATCTGGATGAACCAGACCTGGAGGACTACAGAACAGACCGGGCTGTGCAGATCACCA AGAAGGAGGTGAATGAGCTTCTGGAAGAGCTCTTTGAGACG cTTCGGGAGGAGCAGGTTTCAGTtagggagaaggaagaggaggaggaagaagaggaggaggaggaacagggggaagcaGTCCTGGCCCAGGCTGGACCTCAGTTCAACATCCCTCAGGCTCTCCG gTTTGAGGCACCATTAGCTGATATGATAACAGAGCGACGGATGACGGTCCGGAAGCAGTACGAGGCCCAGCAGCAGAGGAGGGCCCTGCAGGACACGACCAATTACAACTTGGACCACATACACCTGAAGGATGCGCCCAGCACACAGACAGACTCCGACACACCTGTATTAGTGCTGCCAGGACAGGTGTACCCCACCCTGCACTTGAACCACAACCAGAAACAACAGCTTCAGCAGCAGATCCAGCAG CATATTCAGCTGCTCACACAAGTTCACCTCTTGAGCCGCAACATCAGTGCCCTGGACCATGAAGCCATCATCAGTAGGAGATACCTG GAGGAGCTGCATCAATTTGCATGTCGTCAGGAGGAGGTTGTCCTTGTCAGTAGTTTCAGAGGGTCTAACCTTCAGGGGTCTCTGGAGCTGCTACAAGAGGTGGAGCAAAGAGAAAGaccacctggtcctggtccagccCCTGCTTCCAGACGCTTGTTGCCTAGGATGACACCAACCACCAACA GCTGTGCCTTCCCTCTGTTGCCCTCCGACACCGCCTGGTTGTTTGCCACTCGGCCTGTCTTTCTCTACCCTGAACTACTTCCTGTCTGCAGCCTTGACCCCGCTCTCCACATGCGACACAACCGAAGCATGTTCACCAAAGGAGAGGATGG GTTGATTGTTCTGGGAATGAAGCACTTTGAGGGAGCGGTTCAGCCCAATCAGCTAATCAGCACCTACCTGCTGTGTAAGAAACACTGGAACTTGATGAAACGCGTGAAAGAATTGAATGGTTCCAGAGCGCCGGCCAACAACGTCGTGAAG TACTTTTTGACACATGGAGTCGTCCCTTCACTGCCGTTGGCCTGCAGCAGAGTCCTGGCAGGAGACCAGCGCCCCCCAGTGGACAAAGACAGCAGCTCCATGCCCAACTGGCTGAAG AACAGTCAGGAGATCATCCAGAAGACTCGTCTGGTCTCAACCTGTCCTCCTCGTTACCCTGCCTCCCGGCCGCCTGGCTGCATCCTCAGGCTCCACCCCTACTGGATCCCTAAGTCACGCCCACCCCCCCAAAGACGCCTTTTCACCCTGGCCCACAATGCCTCACTGCTGCCACTTGCCAAAGCTCCGGAAGACAAACAGGAGGACAGATCTTTTGTTCCACCTTTAAAATGTGAGTCTGTCCAATCAGTTGCAGTCAAACCTGGACCCACCCACCCTGTGAGTGCTGACATCAAAGAACTTTGCCCTCCCATTGGCCAGATAGCACAGCAAAGCAATACAGACACACTCCCTCTTCTTCTCCCCATCTCCTCACTGTCCAGTCCCAGCACCACAGCCGCTGCCATACCCTCCTCATCCACCAGCATGGAGCCAGGCTTCGTCCTCTTACAGATGTTGTGGACACCCACAGCTCCACCCTCGGGCACTTTCCAAAAACCCCTGGGACCAGTCAGAGAGGAAGTCCACCCGATGTCCATATGTCCAAGAGTGAAGGAGGAACAGAAAAATGATAAAGACAAGGAGCAGTGGATGATTGAAGACATCATCATGAACAAAGGAGAAAACACTGCAAACGAAGAAGAGGTGGAGGAGCAGGGAGGAGacactggaggaggaggaagtgaggAGGATCCaggtggaggagaaggagaggaggagaatcAGAGGGAGGATGGGGAAGAAGGAGGAGATCGGGACAAGGATGAGGGCGGAGATCAGGAAGAGAATGGGGGCGAGAATGGGGGTGGAGATCGAGATGAGGATGGGGGCGGAGATCGGGATGAGGACGGGGGTGGAGATCAGGACGACCAGGAGGAAGATGGGGAGAAAGATAAGGATGAAGATCAGGAACGTCaaggtgaagaagaggaggaggaagactttGACGATCTCAcacaggatgaagatgaagaggaagttaTGTCTTCAGCTTCAGAGGAGTCGGTCCTATCTGTTCCAGAGCTACAG GAGACGATGAAGCAGCTGACGTGGCTTGCAGCAGAGAGGAGACTCTGTGCAGATGGAGATTCGGAGGAAGATCATTCTCCAACATCAGCTGGTTctcaggaagaagaagaagaagaggaagaggaggggcctACTAAAGGGGAGGAGTCCAGAGAAGGGAGGGGCAACAAGGTGGGAGGGGACGAGGAGACACCGTCTGGAGAGGGGACACCCAGAGGAGGAGGGCGAGGACCAGGACGAGGGCGAG GTAGGAGTCGGCCTCCTCGTGGTCTGAGGAGGAGTCGTCAGGAGCGTCACAGTAAGGATACATCCAAACTGCTGTTGCTGTACGACGAAAACATACTGGACAACGATCCTCACAGAGAAAGCAAAGATGTGGCCTTTGCTCAGAGTTATCTTAACAGG GTACGTGAAGCACTGCAGGACGCACCTGTGAAGGTGGAGGAGTTCGTGTCTCTGCTGAGTGAGTTTGAACAGGTTGGAGAAGGACAGGAAGTGGTGCTACTGTTCAGAAGGCTGCGATCCATCCTGGGAGAACGGACAGACCTCCTTCGAGACTTTGCTGCCTTCCTACGTCCAGATCAGGCTCTGGAGTGTGGACTG TTTGAGGAGCAACAGGCTTTTGATCGCAGTCGTCGTTTCCTCAGACAGTTGGAGATTAGTTTTGGAGATAATCCGTCTCACTATCAGAAGATCATCAAGGCCCTACAGACTGGTCCAGACTTGAGTCCTACCAGTATCCACGAG CTAAAGGCACAGATGGCTGCCCTTCTGAAAGGCCACACGCATCTTCAGGCTGAATTCTGGGTATTTTTTGATGAGCTCCGCCCCCCTCCAGCTCGCCCGGGCCAGTTTGAGGAAGCTCATTGGCCAGAGGATGCAGGAGGTGGGTCAGACGGTGGAGAGGGCATTGGCTTAGGTTTAGGGGGTGGAGCAAGCAGTGGTTTTGAGGAGGTCACACTACCTGAGcttgaagaagaggaggaggggcatAAAATACGACCAATGGTGGTTCGGCGTCAGAGAAGGAAGATAGAGACTCACAGGAACTATAAG GAATGTGATTGGCCGGATAAAGCCTGGCCCTGCCTCTGCCATCAGGTGAAAATCCGCAGACACAGGAAGAAAGAATGttcccgttgccatggcaacaag AGCTCAGGGGGCGTGTCCAGAGCCATGAAAAGTCTGGACCCTCTGTACGCTCAGATGGGCTCAGCCCACGATGAACCAGTTGACAAAGACCGAGACCTGGTCCAGAAGGAAGACGACGACAGTCCACTACCAG ATTGCAGAGCAGCATCATGGGAGGGCTCGTTCCCTTTGAATgatgagaaggaggaagaggaggatgaattagaagatgaggaggatgaggaagatgaggaggagaccAAGAGCAGTGAGAAGGAGCAAAGTCCAGCTTTGAACAAGACTAGGAGAGATGAGGCGCTCCAACCCAGCTCACCTCCTGCTGCCTCCTCCACTTCTAGTCCTGCTGGTCCTCCTCCTTGGCCCAGTCCTCCTCGGCCTAGTCCTCCTCCTGACCTCCCCGTTTGTGCCAAGAACATTTCTCTGACGGCGAGTGGAGAGAAGGTCATCCTGTGGACCAG AGAAGCTGATCGAGTCATTTTGACCACCTGTCAGCAGGAAGGAGCCAATCAGAACACGTTCCAGGAGATCTCCAGTCTGCTTGGCAACAAGACTCCCTCTGAG GTCTCTCAGAGGTTTCGTGATTTGATGCGTCTCTTTCGGACAGCCGCTCGTCAGACCAGCTCAGAGGATGAAGCTCCACCCACTGAAGCAGCAGTGGCCAATGAAGATgaagactga